The genomic segment AATAGTTTGAGCGCGTCATCACTGTAAAGGGCTCGCAATGACCATCTATTTAATCTAAGCTATCTCCGAAAGCTGCTCCAGACTCAAATGACCAGGCACAATCGTAATCGGAACAGACAAAGGATTTGTTTTTGTACGCGAAAACAGATCAACAATTAAGGGCCCTGGACCCTCTTCCTGGTCTTCTGCCCCTAAAACCAAGACTGAGATTGATTTGTCATAAGCCAATACATCACATAAACAATCAAGCTTTTGGCCTTCTAGAATATGATAAATTGGAAGAATGCCATAGGTCTCATAAATTTCAACAGCATATTTTTTCAAAATATTTTCAGCATGAAGGCGTCTTTCATATTCCATCATTTGCTCAACTGATAAGGAGAATTGAAACTCCTCCGGCTCAATCACATAAAGCAAAGCAAGATGTGAATCTGTTTTCTTGGCTCTGATCGCAGCATAATACAAAGCAACTTTAAACTCTGGCGTCTCATCTACGACAACCATAAAGGTTCTTGTTTTATTTGTAAAATTCATCATATCCAGTATTTTCCTTATGCTTTCTTAAAGATTAAAGCTGCCAGCCACCCTAAACAAGCAGCCCCAAAAACGGCAATAACACCATATAAAACTGAATTCTTTTTTGAGAACTGAGACACCTTTGCATTAAACCCAATTTTTCTGATAGATAAAGGCGTTACTTGGGCCGCAGAGACCTCACCATCCACAAATAAATAGGCTGTCACTTTGTAAAGCCCCAAAGGCACATTCGATGGAAAATCAATGTTAGCTCTGAACAAATGATCCCCCAAAAACAAAACCTTCTCTTCTATTTCTGGATAAAACTTTGCTTTTTGCTTATCACGAATAAAAGAGTGTTTAAATTCTTTCACATAAGCACCATCATCCACTTCAACCGCCTTAAAGCTGAGATTATTTGCGCCAATCGCATAGCGCTTTAAAACAGAAGGACTGGCGATTTCTTCAAGCGGACGTGATGTGGCTATTTGATAAAAACTCGGAATGTTTGAAAAAGTCACACTCTGCTGCGTCGTCCAAACACCTCCAATTTTCTCCTTCTTACGCACAACAGCTTCTCCAGATGGCCCTTCAACAACAAGAACTATGTCACCCTTCCCTTCACGTGCTCCAAACAAAACAACCTCAGACCCTGTAAAACCTGTTGTGATCGCAATCAAATGCTCCGATAGATCTGCGATAAAAGATTGAGAAAAAGCACGAAACGGAATCAACAGAAACCAAAAAAGCAGAATCAGCCTTAGCAAGAAAAATGGATAAGTGCTAGGGTTCATTCAACCCCCCTCATCTCAACATCAAACATTTCTGGAGGCGCTAAAGCTATTTTCATGGCAAGACCGATAGCAACGCTCAAAATGAGCAAGGCAAGTAAGACACGCATATGTTCGCCCTTAAGCAAAAGCCCAATCCTTGTTCCAAATTGCGCGCCAATAACACCACCAATCAATAAAAGCGCGGCCAAAACAACATCAACTGTGTGGTTGGTTGCTGCTTGCAAAAAAGTCACAATCGCTGTTGAAAAAATAATCTGAAACAGAGAGGTTCCAGCAACGGTTGAAACAGGCATGCCAACAATATACATCATTGCAGGCACAAGCAAAAAGCCACCTCCGATCCCCATAATAGCCACCAAAACGCCCCCAACAAAACCAACACCAATTGGGAGAAGTGCACTAATATAAAGCTTAGATCGTGGAAACTTCATCTTTAACGGCAAGCGATGTAACGGATTGTGCTTAGGCTTTAATGAAAATACAGTTGGTGCTGTTTTAGAGCGATAGATTGTACGTGTGCTTTCAATGAGCATCAATCCACTCACAAATGTCAAAATGACAATATAGAAAAGAGAGATGATCTGGTTAATATGACCACTCTTTTGCAAGTGGTGAAACAGATAAACACCCAGAATTGAGCCCATCCCTCCACCAATCAACATGACAAATCCCATTTTGAAATCAACATTCTTGCGGTAAGAATGGGCCACTGTCCCTGAGACGCTTGCTGCGACTAATTGATTTGCTTGCGTACTCACAGCAATTGCTGGAGAAATGCCAAGAAAAATCAGAATTGGCGTCATGGCAAATCCACCACCCACACCAAAAATCCCAGATAGCATGCCCATCACAATACCAAGACCGATGATCAGCAAACCATTCACACTCATTTCAGCGATCGGTAGATATATTTCCAAAAGATAAAATCCTTATTCATGATGATTAAAGATCTTAAAGAGGCCAGGTCCCCAGATCTTCTCGTATTTCTTTTAAATGAACCGATGCAATTGACTCTGCATGATCAGCACCCTTCTGCAATATTTTTCGGATTTCATCCGGATGCGCCATTAATTGATTCATTTTCTCAGTTATAGGAGACAATTTTTCCACGGCTAAATCAACAAGATCTGCTTTCAAGGCTGAAAATTGTTTCCCTGCAAAATTCAGCACAACAGACTCGAGTTGTTGATCCGCCAAAGCTGCATAGATTGTCAACAGATTCTTAGCCTCTGGCCTTAGCTCTAACCCTTCAATTTGATCGGGCAAGGCATCTGTATCTGTTTTTGCTTTTCTGATTTTAAGCGCAATCTCATCCGGATGATCTGTCAGATTAATTCTTGAATAATCTGAAGAATCTGATTTACTCATTTTCTTTGTTCCATCACGCAAAGACATCACACGTGTTGCCTGTCCAAAAATTTGTGGCTCCGGCAGCGGGAAATAAGACTTATTGACAAAGTTATTATAGACAGTAGCAATATCGCGTGCAAGTTCCAGGTGCTGTTTTTGATCATCTCCAACTGGCACATGAGTTGCTTTGTAAATGAGAATGTCTGCTGCCATTAAAACAGGATAAGTATAAAGTCCCGTACAGGCAACATCTTTATTTTTTCCAGCCTTATCTTTGAATTGAGTCATGCGATTCAGCCAACCGAGCGGCGTTAGGCAATTAAAATACCATGCAAGTTCTGTATGAGCCCTCACCGCACTTTGAGGAAAAATCATACTTTTTTCAAGATCAATCCCCGCTGCAATATAAGCAGCTGCAACTTCTAGTGTACTCTTTCTGACTTTTTCTGGCTCCCACGGCATCGTCATCGAATGCAAATCAACAATACAATAAAGACATTCAAAATCATCTTGCAAAGCAACCCAATTTTTTAATGCTCCCAGATAATTACCAAGATGGAGCTGATTGGTTGGCTGCATGCCAGAGAGAATACGCTTTTTCATAGTATTAGACTGCCTTTCTTTTTTGAATATGAGACCTTAAAATACCGAGTTGGTGCAAGGTAAATATCTTAAACACCATACAGCAAAGTAAATATATTGCAAGACCCATAAATACAAGAAGCGTTAAAGCGCTCATCTTTAAGAAAGCGCCACCTGCAAACCATGGCTCTAACAATAAATCCAATCCATACAAAGAACCACCCATTATAAAAGCACTCACAAAAACCAAAAAGAGCTTCTTTTTCACAGGCCATGAAATTTGATATCCCATCTTTTTCTTTAAAGCCCATGAGAGTAAAAAGACATTCATCCAGGCAACAATACCAGTCGCTAAAGCAATCCCCATATGCCCTAAAACATAAATCATTGAATAGGCCAGAACAACATTCGCAATAGCAACAATCGTTGCAATAATGACAGGCGTTTTTGTATCTGATCTTGCAAAACAAGTAGCGGCATAGACTTTACTGAGGACATAAGCTGGAATCCCAATCGCATAAGCCAGAACAGCCTTCGCTGTTTGAACTGTATCGTACGATGTAAACTCACCTCGCTCAAACAGAACAAGCAAAATTGTCTCTGGAATTGCAATCAAAGCAACAGCTGCGGGTAAAGACAAAACAAGACCGTATAGCAAACTCTCATCTATATATTGAGACATCTCTGCATGTTCACCTTTGGCATGAGATTGCGATAAATAAGGCAAAAGAGCCGTGCCCATTGCAACGCCAATGATTCCTAAG from the Alphaproteobacteria bacterium genome contains:
- a CDS encoding universal stress protein, with product MMNFTNKTRTFMVVVDETPEFKVALYYAAIRAKKTDSHLALLYVIEPEEFQFSLSVEQMMEYERRLHAENILKKYAVEIYETYGILPIYHILEGQKLDCLCDVLAYDKSISVLVLGAEDQEEGPGPLIVDLFSRTKTNPLSVPITIVPGHLSLEQLSEIA
- a CDS encoding TIGR02186 family protein, giving the protein MNPSTYPFFLLRLILLFWFLLIPFRAFSQSFIADLSEHLIAITTGFTGSEVVLFGAREGKGDIVLVVEGPSGEAVVRKKEKIGGVWTTQQSVTFSNIPSFYQIATSRPLEEIASPSVLKRYAIGANNLSFKAVEVDDGAYVKEFKHSFIRDKQKAKFYPEIEEKVLFLGDHLFRANIDFPSNVPLGLYKVTAYLFVDGEVSAAQVTPLSIRKIGFNAKVSQFSKKNSVLYGVIAVFGAACLGWLAALIFKKA
- a CDS encoding sulfite exporter TauE/SafE family protein; protein product: MEIYLPIAEMSVNGLLIIGLGIVMGMLSGIFGVGGGFAMTPILIFLGISPAIAVSTQANQLVAASVSGTVAHSYRKNVDFKMGFVMLIGGGMGSILGVYLFHHLQKSGHINQIISLFYIVILTFVSGLMLIESTRTIYRSKTAPTVFSLKPKHNPLHRLPLKMKFPRSKLYISALLPIGVGFVGGVLVAIMGIGGGFLLVPAMMYIVGMPVSTVAGTSLFQIIFSTAIVTFLQAATNHTVDVVLAALLLIGGVIGAQFGTRIGLLLKGEHMRVLLALLILSVAIGLAMKIALAPPEMFDVEMRGVE
- the trpS gene encoding tryptophan--tRNA ligase gives rise to the protein MKKRILSGMQPTNQLHLGNYLGALKNWVALQDDFECLYCIVDLHSMTMPWEPEKVRKSTLEVAAAYIAAGIDLEKSMIFPQSAVRAHTELAWYFNCLTPLGWLNRMTQFKDKAGKNKDVACTGLYTYPVLMAADILIYKATHVPVGDDQKQHLELARDIATVYNNFVNKSYFPLPEPQIFGQATRVMSLRDGTKKMSKSDSSDYSRINLTDHPDEIALKIRKAKTDTDALPDQIEGLELRPEAKNLLTIYAALADQQLESVVLNFAGKQFSALKADLVDLAVEKLSPITEKMNQLMAHPDEIRKILQKGADHAESIASVHLKEIREDLGTWPL